The Marinilongibacter aquaticus genome has a window encoding:
- a CDS encoding serine O-acetyltransferase yields the protein MIKSKKDLSYFLKEDLKNFKNRNIISLWFRGSEGFVIVSFIRCLRHYEYYYNLRERGVFGTLKLHFWRFFYRHAQLKYSLFIGPNVAGPGLNLMHPGFRHLMKVGRIGKNCTILPMVLVGKKEPNTDSVMEMGDNCYISTGATILTPVKIGNNVIIGAGAVVTKDIPDNCVVAGVPAKIISKRV from the coding sequence ATGATCAAGAGTAAAAAAGATTTGTCTTATTTTTTGAAAGAGGATTTAAAGAATTTCAAAAATAGAAATATCATTTCCCTTTGGTTCCGAGGGAGTGAGGGTTTTGTCATAGTAAGTTTCATTAGATGTCTACGACATTACGAATATTATTACAATTTGAGAGAACGCGGTGTATTTGGTACGCTGAAGTTACACTTTTGGCGTTTTTTTTACAGGCATGCCCAATTGAAGTATTCATTGTTCATTGGGCCGAATGTAGCAGGCCCAGGTTTAAATCTAATGCATCCTGGTTTTAGGCATTTGATGAAAGTGGGTCGGATTGGTAAAAACTGTACCATACTTCCAATGGTATTGGTGGGGAAGAAAGAGCCGAATACGGACTCAGTAATGGAAATGGGGGATAACTGTTACATTAGTACGGGTGCCACTATTTTGACACCTGTTAAGATTGGAAACAATGTTATAATTGGAGCGGGAGCCGTTGTTACCAAAGATATTCCGGATAACTGCGTAGTTGCTGGAGTTCCGGCCAAAATAATCTCTAAACGGGTATAG
- a CDS encoding acyltransferase: protein MFAKIFKRFQLIFMPLVKQAAFVGVKMGENNFVASKFWSSEPYLIEIGNNCQITNGVKMFTHGGAQVVRRVYPKFDCFGKVIVGDFVYIGNNALIMPGVTIGDEVLIAAGSVVAKSVPSKVVVGGNPARIICTIEEYIERNLTYNLNSKGLSSEDKKEKILRASVDKLISKNVMTLTF, encoded by the coding sequence ATGTTTGCTAAAATTTTCAAGCGTTTTCAGTTAATTTTTATGCCTTTGGTTAAACAAGCGGCCTTTGTGGGTGTAAAGATGGGAGAAAATAACTTTGTTGCCTCTAAGTTTTGGAGTTCAGAGCCTTATTTGATAGAGATAGGGAATAACTGTCAAATTACGAATGGCGTAAAAATGTTTACTCATGGTGGGGCACAAGTGGTAAGAAGGGTATACCCAAAGTTCGATTGTTTTGGTAAGGTAATAGTAGGCGATTTTGTTTACATTGGAAACAATGCCTTAATCATGCCCGGAGTAACAATTGGAGATGAAGTCCTTATAGCTGCAGGTAGCGTTGTTGCTAAGTCTGTTCCATCAAAAGTGGTAGTAGGAGGGAATCCTGCAAGGATTATTTGTACCATTGAGGAGTATATAGAAAGAAATTTGACTTATAACTTAAATTCAAAAGGGCTTTCATCCGAGGATAAGAAAGAAAAAATTCTGAGGGCTTCTGTAGATAAGCTAATTTCAAAAAATGTGATGACTTTAACTTTTTAA
- a CDS encoding NAD-dependent epimerase/dehydratase family protein, producing the protein MSKVLVTGAAGFIGFHVVQKLIKAGHEVFGLDNINDYYSPPLKYARLKECGIEAEAIKWYIPVQSNLFSNYHFVRMNLEDRQQLFALFQEQNFDYVINLAAQAGVRYSLENPGVYIQSNIVGFHNVLEACKEFPPKRLVHASSSSVYGTNDKIPFEEVDKTDSPVSLYASTKKSNELMAHCYSSLYKTPITCLRFFTVYGPWGRPDMAPMLFAKAISKGDKIKVFNNGNLMRDFTYIDDIANGTILALEVSNLESPNKDLFKVYNIGCSSPIKLMDFIQEIEDSFGTEANKDFLPMQPGDVYQTYADTRKLESELGYKPSVSLHEGVGNFAKWYNSEKNPLK; encoded by the coding sequence ATGAGTAAAGTACTGGTAACAGGTGCTGCGGGTTTTATTGGTTTTCATGTCGTTCAAAAGCTAATAAAGGCAGGTCATGAAGTCTTTGGTCTTGACAACATAAACGATTATTATTCGCCTCCTTTGAAGTACGCTCGGTTAAAAGAGTGTGGAATTGAGGCGGAGGCTATCAAATGGTATATACCTGTACAAAGCAACCTATTTTCGAACTATCATTTTGTGCGAATGAATTTGGAGGATAGGCAACAGTTGTTTGCCCTGTTTCAAGAACAAAATTTCGATTACGTAATCAATTTGGCGGCCCAAGCCGGAGTGAGGTACTCCTTAGAAAACCCTGGTGTATATATACAATCGAATATTGTAGGGTTTCATAATGTGTTGGAGGCCTGCAAAGAGTTTCCACCCAAACGTTTGGTTCATGCTTCGTCCTCCTCTGTATACGGTACAAACGACAAAATTCCTTTTGAGGAAGTGGATAAAACAGATTCGCCAGTGAGTTTGTACGCATCTACTAAGAAGAGTAATGAGCTTATGGCCCATTGCTATTCTTCTTTATATAAAACCCCCATCACTTGTCTTCGTTTTTTTACAGTTTATGGCCCATGGGGCCGACCTGACATGGCTCCAATGCTTTTTGCAAAGGCCATTTCGAAAGGAGATAAAATTAAAGTTTTTAACAATGGAAACTTGATGAGGGATTTTACTTATATAGATGATATTGCCAATGGAACGATATTGGCTTTGGAGGTTTCTAATTTAGAAAGCCCAAACAAGGATTTGTTTAAGGTGTATAACATAGGCTGTTCTTCGCCGATTAAGCTTATGGACTTTATCCAAGAAATTGAAGATTCTTTTGGGACTGAAGCGAATAAGGATTTCTTACCGATGCAACCGGGAGATGTATACCAGACGTATGCGGATACGCGAAAACTTGAAAGTGAGCTTGGTTACAAACCGTCCGTTTCTTTGCACGAGGGAGTAGGCAATTTTGCAAAATGGTATAATTCTGAGAAAAACCCTTTGAAATAA
- a CDS encoding GumC family protein: protein MEHKNIGNQEFNIWEEQESDFDLRQFVFKYLRHWHWFAIAVILCGTLAWLYLRYSTPIYEVKASLLVKDEEKGMTSGSDMLEELDIMGGNKLVENEIEVLRSRTLMEHVVDDLNLTVSYWKEGEIRNVEMYNKSPIKVNAAEISKYGQGQPLYIEPISQTGYAIYDDNKSLMGEFLYSDRVESKYGSFRVFKADSSGIVDMGSNRIMVKFTNRDALVSAMIEGLSTELVNQKSTVIALSSETAVPEKGKAIMTKLLDEYSFAALEDKNREATNTLSFIEDRLKLITHELGDVEQDVEQYRRAAGITDLSTEATLFLEKAKDNEAQQNEVDIQLKVLEGVERYINSSQMGDVSPAALMVNDPVLTAYINQLSELKLEREGLARSTTENNPFLKTLDTQISNVKLAIRENISNQRSSLEIKRKSLQDLNERLESTISKIPKKERQYVEIKRQAGIKENLYLLLLQKREETALSYASTVTDSRVVDQPWVSSEPARPKKKIVGLLGLLLGLVIPAGVISIMEILENTVTSKKEIEEKTGLSVFGEIGIKPKAEKGEILDVNSRSFVSEQFRMIRSNLEYLFASKENQEEGKVLLFTSSTSGEGKSFVTSNIAASLGLLDKKVVILGLDLRKPKINEYLNVSNKKGVSYFLIDKIEVDDILQETALKNVYVIPSGPVPPNPSELISNGKLEVLIEALKETFDYILIDTPPTALVTDAMLIAPYVDVCFYLVRYGRTAKGFLNNLREVRRKGAFKSLHVLFNGVDLQASADYGYGYGYGYGYGYGKGYYGDTNQKNGIKTLLSKIPFKKES from the coding sequence ATGGAACATAAGAATATAGGAAATCAAGAGTTTAACATTTGGGAAGAGCAGGAGAGCGATTTCGATCTGCGTCAGTTTGTGTTTAAGTATTTAAGACATTGGCATTGGTTTGCTATTGCAGTGATTTTGTGTGGCACTTTGGCTTGGCTTTATTTACGTTACAGTACGCCAATCTATGAAGTGAAGGCCAGCCTTTTGGTCAAGGATGAAGAAAAGGGGATGACCTCGGGCTCGGATATGTTGGAAGAGTTAGACATTATGGGGGGAAACAAGCTTGTGGAAAACGAGATTGAGGTCTTGCGTTCCCGGACCTTGATGGAACATGTGGTCGATGACTTGAACCTTACCGTAAGCTATTGGAAAGAAGGCGAAATTCGGAATGTGGAAATGTACAATAAGTCGCCAATAAAGGTCAATGCGGCTGAAATTTCCAAGTATGGTCAGGGGCAACCTCTGTATATTGAACCTATTTCTCAAACAGGCTATGCGATTTACGACGACAACAAAAGCCTGATGGGCGAATTCCTGTATTCCGACAGGGTGGAGAGCAAGTACGGTTCTTTTCGGGTATTCAAAGCCGATAGCTCAGGTATTGTCGATATGGGTTCGAATAGAATTATGGTGAAGTTTACCAACCGTGATGCTTTAGTGAGTGCCATGATTGAAGGCTTGAGTACAGAATTAGTCAACCAAAAAAGTACAGTGATAGCCTTAAGCAGTGAAACCGCAGTGCCCGAAAAGGGAAAGGCAATCATGACCAAATTGTTGGACGAATATTCTTTCGCCGCTTTGGAAGACAAAAACCGAGAAGCCACCAATACTTTGAGTTTTATAGAAGACCGCTTAAAGCTCATTACGCATGAACTGGGCGATGTGGAGCAAGATGTGGAACAATATCGCCGTGCGGCGGGGATTACGGATTTGAGTACGGAGGCCACTTTGTTTTTGGAAAAGGCCAAGGACAACGAAGCTCAGCAAAATGAAGTGGATATTCAACTGAAGGTCTTGGAAGGTGTGGAACGCTATATCAACTCCAGCCAAATGGGCGATGTGAGCCCTGCGGCTCTGATGGTGAACGATCCTGTGCTTACTGCCTACATCAACCAATTGTCGGAACTGAAATTGGAAAGGGAAGGTCTGGCACGTTCCACTACAGAAAACAACCCTTTCTTGAAAACTTTGGATACGCAAATTTCAAATGTAAAATTGGCGATTCGGGAGAACATCAGTAACCAACGCTCAAGCTTGGAGATCAAAAGGAAAAGCCTGCAAGATTTGAACGAGCGTTTGGAAAGCACGATCAGTAAGATTCCAAAAAAGGAAAGACAATACGTAGAGATCAAAAGACAGGCGGGAATCAAAGAGAATTTGTATTTGCTGCTCTTGCAAAAACGTGAAGAAACAGCCTTGTCTTATGCGAGTACGGTCACAGACAGCCGCGTGGTGGACCAGCCTTGGGTTTCGAGTGAACCTGCCCGTCCCAAAAAGAAGATTGTGGGCCTTTTGGGTTTGCTATTGGGTTTGGTGATTCCAGCGGGTGTTATCAGTATCATGGAAATATTGGAAAATACAGTAACTAGCAAGAAGGAGATCGAAGAGAAAACGGGTTTATCTGTGTTTGGTGAGATTGGGATTAAACCCAAAGCGGAGAAAGGGGAAATCTTGGATGTAAACAGCCGTTCTTTTGTATCAGAACAGTTTAGGATGATTCGCTCCAATCTGGAGTATCTGTTTGCCAGTAAGGAAAATCAGGAGGAGGGAAAAGTTTTGCTTTTCACCTCGAGCACCAGTGGGGAAGGAAAAAGTTTTGTGACCAGCAATATTGCGGCTTCCTTGGGTTTACTGGACAAGAAAGTCGTGATATTGGGTTTGGATTTGCGTAAACCGAAAATCAACGAATACTTGAACGTGAGTAACAAGAAGGGGGTAAGTTATTTCTTGATCGACAAAATTGAAGTGGATGATATTTTACAAGAGACGGCTTTGAAAAACGTCTACGTAATCCCTTCTGGCCCTGTGCCGCCCAACCCTTCCGAGTTGATATCCAATGGGAAACTGGAAGTGCTGATTGAGGCTTTGAAAGAAACTTTTGATTATATCCTGATCGACACGCCGCCTACAGCTTTGGTGACAGATGCCATGTTGATTGCTCCTTATGTGGATGTCTGTTTTTATTTGGTGCGTTACGGACGAACGGCAAAAGGCTTCTTAAATAACTTGAGAGAGGTTAGAAGAAAAGGAGCTTTCAAATCCTTGCATGTGCTGTTCAACGGTGTGGACTTGCAAGCCAGTGCGGACTACGGTTATGGCTATGGTTACGGCTACGGCTATGGCTATGGCAAAGGGTATTATGGAGATACCAATCAGAAGAATGGCATAAAGACTTTATTATCTAAGATTCCTTTTAAAAAGGAGTCGTAA